From Caloranaerobacter ferrireducens, the proteins below share one genomic window:
- a CDS encoding UPF0182 family protein, translated as MNRKIGYIIGIVIILALVLISSFSSIINFITDYLWFKELGYTKTFFTKLRTQFTIGIPTFILLTLLLVFYFKSIKKSYYKTAGIIPNKAGEKRLNSVLWAVSVLVSLYISSIFAGNLWFTILKFINSNNFNIKDPIFNKDISFYIFKLPLLSEVIDLLLLLSFILIILTAVFYLILIAIRRPGVYNEDEFYDVPVRNLNSLFNKRVFKVVLFQIGLIGLVIFIVIGLNFLLKSYGILYSTRGKVYGASFTDVHISLWIYRIMAFISVISAIGFFIGVIRKKVRLALTGPVVLIIFSMIGSIVSGLFQQFVVEPNEISKEEKYLKYNIEYTQKAYGLEDVKEMNFNVEQNLTRDDLINNKETIKNIRINDYRPINQVYNQLQGIRQYYRFNDIDIDRYYINGEYTQVFLAARELDQEKLSNQAKTWINQHLKYTHGYGLTLSPVNSVTPEGQPKLLIKDIPPVTDTDLKIKRPEIYFGELTNNYIVVNTDEKEFDYPIGENNQEAIYQGLAGIKLSGINRLLFAIREGSFKLILSGDINSDSKIIINRNIIDRVKKIAPFIIYDSDPYLVINQEDGKLYWIIDGYTVSSRYPYSQPYRDSNINYIRNSVKVVIDAYNGTTKYYVFDEEDPIIMTYKNIFSDLFLDKEQMPKGLKEHIRYPQLLFDIQSEVYKVYHINNPVVFYNKEDVWDIAKEKYMSNVQKAESNYVMFKLPDEDKAEFLLTVPYTPATKPNMTALFVARNDGDNYGKLFIYKFPKSKTVDGLMMIESRIDQDSNISPQLTLWSQKGSIVLRGNLLVIPIENSLLYVEPIYLQADNENSLPEVKRVIVAYKNKIVMEETLDEALTKIFGQIDREEDESGVIDNVDINISDGNLKEIIKKANEIFNKAKEASQKGDWAKYGEYLNKLENILNSLNNSLNNESVNQ; from the coding sequence TCAAAAAAAGCTACTATAAAACAGCTGGTATAATACCAAATAAAGCTGGAGAAAAAAGATTAAATTCTGTACTTTGGGCTGTTTCAGTTTTGGTTTCATTATACATTTCTTCAATATTTGCAGGTAATTTATGGTTTACTATACTAAAGTTCATTAATTCAAACAATTTTAACATTAAGGATCCTATATTTAATAAAGATATATCATTTTACATATTCAAATTGCCTTTACTAAGTGAAGTTATAGATTTACTATTACTGCTTTCTTTTATATTAATTATCTTAACTGCTGTATTTTATTTAATTCTTATAGCAATAAGAAGACCAGGAGTTTATAATGAAGACGAGTTTTATGATGTACCGGTTAGAAACTTAAATTCTTTATTTAATAAGAGAGTCTTTAAAGTTGTACTGTTTCAGATAGGGTTAATAGGTTTAGTTATATTTATTGTTATTGGTTTAAATTTTCTATTAAAAAGTTACGGAATATTATATTCTACTAGAGGAAAAGTATATGGTGCAAGTTTTACTGATGTTCATATATCTTTATGGATTTATAGAATAATGGCTTTTATATCTGTAATTTCGGCAATAGGATTTTTTATTGGTGTTATTAGAAAAAAAGTCAGATTAGCATTAACAGGGCCTGTAGTTTTAATAATATTTTCTATGATAGGAAGTATAGTTAGTGGATTATTTCAGCAGTTTGTAGTTGAACCAAATGAAATTTCAAAAGAAGAGAAATATTTAAAATACAATATAGAATATACTCAAAAGGCATATGGGTTAGAAGATGTTAAAGAAATGAATTTTAATGTTGAGCAAAACTTGACAAGAGATGATTTAATTAATAATAAAGAAACTATCAAAAATATAAGAATTAATGATTACAGACCTATAAATCAAGTATATAACCAATTACAGGGAATAAGGCAGTATTATAGATTTAATGATATAGATATAGATAGATATTATATAAATGGAGAATATACGCAAGTATTTTTAGCAGCAAGAGAATTAGATCAAGAAAAATTAAGTAATCAAGCTAAAACTTGGATTAATCAGCACTTAAAATACACTCATGGATATGGTTTAACTTTATCACCAGTTAATTCAGTTACACCAGAAGGTCAGCCTAAGCTTTTAATAAAGGATATTCCGCCTGTTACAGATACAGATTTAAAAATAAAAAGACCAGAAATATATTTTGGTGAATTAACTAATAATTATATAGTAGTAAATACAGATGAAAAAGAATTTGACTATCCAATAGGTGAAAACAATCAAGAAGCAATATATCAAGGCTTAGCAGGTATAAAATTAAGTGGAATAAACAGACTATTATTTGCAATTAGAGAGGGAAGTTTTAAACTGATATTATCAGGTGATATTAATTCTGATAGTAAAATTATAATAAATAGAAATATTATAGATAGGGTTAAAAAAATAGCACCTTTTATTATATATGATAGCGATCCATATTTAGTTATAAATCAAGAAGATGGTAAGCTTTACTGGATAATCGATGGATATACTGTAAGTAGTAGATATCCATATTCACAACCTTATAGAGACTCAAATATTAACTATATTAGAAATTCAGTAAAGGTAGTTATAGATGCTTACAATGGGACTACTAAATACTATGTATTTGATGAAGAAGACCCTATAATAATGACTTATAAAAATATATTCTCTGATTTATTTTTAGATAAAGAACAAATGCCTAAAGGTTTAAAAGAACATATTAGATATCCTCAATTACTTTTTGATATACAATCTGAAGTGTATAAGGTATATCATATAAATAATCCTGTTGTTTTTTATAATAAAGAAGATGTTTGGGATATAGCTAAAGAAAAATATATGTCAAATGTTCAAAAAGCTGAATCAAATTATGTTATGTTTAAATTACCAGATGAAGACAAAGCAGAATTCCTTTTAACAGTACCTTATACACCAGCTACGAAGCCTAATATGACAGCTTTATTTGTTGCTAGAAATGATGGAGATAATTATGGAAAACTGTTTATTTATAAATTCCCAAAATCAAAAACTGTAGATGGTTTAATGATGATAGAATCTAGAATAGATCAAGATTCAAATATCTCACCACAATTGACATTATGGAGTCAAAAGGGTTCTATAGTTTTAAGAGGTAATTTATTGGTCATACCGATAGAAAATTCTTTGCTATATGTAGAACCTATATATTTACAAGCTGATAATGAAAACAGTTTACCAGAGGTTAAAAGAGTGATAGTTGCATATAAAAATAAAATAGTTATGGAAGAAACTTTAGATGAAGCTCTTACTAAAATTTTCGGACAGATAGATAGAGAAGAAGATGAAAGTGGTGTAATTGATAATGTAGATATAAATATATCAGATGGGAATTTAAAGGAAATAATAAAAAAAGCAAATGAAATATTTAATAAAGCTAAGGAAGCTTCTCAAAAAGGTGATTGGGCTAAATATGGAGAGTACTTAAATAAATTAGAAAATATTTTAAATAGTTTAAACAACTCATTAAACAATGAATCAGTAAATCAATAG
- a CDS encoding S-ribosylhomocysteine lyase: MKVMKVESFELDHTKVKAPYVRKAGKMIGPKGDIVQKYDLRFIQPNIGAIPTAAMHTIEHLMATYFRDEIEDIIDISPMGCRTGFYLIKFGETDIADIRKAWIRVLKRIIQTKEEEVPATNEVQCGNFRDHSLFSAKEYAKTVLEKLEKVEE, from the coding sequence ATGAAAGTAATGAAAGTAGAGAGTTTTGAATTAGACCATACAAAAGTAAAAGCTCCTTATGTAAGAAAAGCAGGTAAGATGATAGGACCTAAAGGTGACATAGTGCAAAAATATGATTTAAGATTTATACAACCTAATATAGGTGCTATACCGACAGCTGCAATGCATACAATTGAACATTTGATGGCAACCTATTTTAGAGATGAAATAGAAGATATTATAGATATTTCACCAATGGGATGTAGAACTGGATTTTATTTAATAAAATTTGGAGAAACAGATATTGCAGATATCAGAAAGGCTTGGATTAGAGTTTTAAAAAGAATTATACAAACTAAAGAAGAAGAAGTTCCAGCTACAAATGAGGTACAATGTGGCAATTTCAGAGACCATTCATTGTTTTCAGCTAAAGAATATGCCAAAACTGTTTTAGAGAAACTTGAAAAAGTGGAGGAATAA
- a CDS encoding PLP-dependent cysteine synthase family protein: MKKYIENISQIIGNTPMFKFDNKAYGIPNNVNIFAKLEYLNPGGSIKDRTVLYMLEQAEKKGIIKPGHTLLEATAGNTGIALALLGVQKGYRVIVVVPGKFSIEKQIIMRGLGAEVYSTPTKEGMEGAYRKIEELLKEIPNGYVLNQFTNPLNPEAHYVMTGPEIYDDMDGEIDVFIAGAGTGGAFSGIVKYLKEKNKNIKGVLADPVGSILGGGEYAAYRIEGIGNDFIPETMDLSLVDEAIYVSDDEAYNMVKDIASKSGLTVGSSSGANLAAAIKYAKKYKGDKKINIVTLMPDRSDRYFSKDIYGFNDMYENNED; this comes from the coding sequence ATGAAAAAATATATAGAAAATATAAGTCAAATAATAGGAAATACACCAATGTTTAAATTTGATAATAAAGCTTATGGTATACCAAATAATGTAAATATATTTGCAAAATTAGAATATCTAAATCCAGGTGGTAGTATAAAAGATAGAACAGTTTTATATATGTTAGAGCAGGCTGAAAAAAAGGGGATTATTAAGCCAGGACATACTTTACTTGAAGCTACAGCAGGTAATACAGGTATTGCGTTAGCATTATTAGGTGTACAAAAAGGATACAGAGTTATAGTAGTAGTACCAGGTAAATTTTCTATTGAAAAACAGATTATCATGAGAGGATTAGGTGCAGAAGTTTATAGTACACCTACAAAAGAAGGAATGGAAGGGGCTTATAGAAAAATAGAAGAACTATTAAAAGAAATTCCAAATGGTTATGTACTTAACCAATTTACAAATCCATTAAATCCAGAGGCACATTATGTAATGACAGGTCCTGAAATATATGATGATATGGATGGTGAAATAGATGTATTTATTGCAGGAGCAGGGACTGGTGGTGCTTTTTCTGGTATAGTTAAATATTTAAAAGAAAAGAACAAAAACATAAAAGGAGTTTTAGCTGATCCAGTAGGTTCAATATTAGGTGGTGGCGAGTATGCCGCTTACAGAATAGAAGGAATTGGTAATGATTTTATACCTGAAACTATGGATTTGTCTTTAGTTGATGAAGCTATTTATGTAAGTGACGATGAAGCATATAATATGGTTAAAGACATTGCATCAAAATCAGGACTTACAGTGGGGTCGTCTTCTGGAGCTAATTTAGCAGCTGCAATAAAATATGCAAAGAAATATAAGGGTGACAAGAAAATTAACATTGTGACTTTAATGCCTGATAGAAGTGATAGATATTTCAGCAAGGATATATATGGATTTAACGATATGTATGAAAATAATGAGGACTAA
- the serS gene encoding serine--tRNA ligase: MLDIKRIRNNPDEVRKALEKRGLGSEIDEVLKLDEKRRKLLVQVEEMKARQNAVSKEIPKLKKEGKDVSEVLNEMKELSQKIKDIDVLVKEIDNQLREALLRIPNTPHPNIPIGDSDEDNVEIRRWGTPTKFEFEPKAHWDIGADLDILDFERASKITGSRFALFKGYGAMLERALINFMINLHTREHGFTEIMPPFMVNRDSMTGTGQLPKFEEDAFRLPSKDFFLVPTAEVPVTNIHRDEILKEEMLPIYYVAYTPCFRQEAGSAGRDTRGLIRNHQFDKVELVKIVKPENSYNELETLTNCAEKVLQLLKLPYRVVELCSGDLGFSSAKTYDIEVWMPSYNRYVEISSCSNFEDYQARRLNMRYRPNDKGKATFVHTLNGSGLAVGRTFAAILENYQQEDGSVVIPEVLRPYMGGLEVIKK; the protein is encoded by the coding sequence ATGCTAGATATTAAAAGAATAAGAAATAATCCAGATGAAGTGAGAAAGGCTTTAGAAAAAAGAGGTTTAGGTTCAGAGATTGATGAAGTACTGAAACTAGATGAAAAAAGAAGAAAACTATTAGTTCAAGTTGAGGAAATGAAGGCAAGACAAAATGCTGTATCAAAAGAAATACCAAAGCTTAAGAAGGAAGGAAAAGATGTTTCAGAGGTACTAAATGAGATGAAAGAATTATCTCAAAAAATCAAAGATATTGATGTTTTAGTCAAGGAAATTGACAATCAATTAAGAGAAGCTTTATTAAGAATACCTAATACACCTCATCCTAATATTCCAATAGGTGATAGTGATGAAGATAATGTTGAGATTAGGAGATGGGGAACTCCTACAAAGTTTGAGTTTGAGCCAAAGGCTCATTGGGATATCGGTGCTGATTTAGATATATTAGATTTTGAGAGAGCTTCTAAAATTACAGGTTCGAGATTTGCTTTATTTAAGGGCTATGGAGCAATGCTTGAAAGAGCATTAATTAACTTTATGATAAACTTGCATACTAGAGAACATGGGTTCACAGAAATAATGCCACCATTCATGGTAAATAGAGATAGTATGACAGGAACAGGTCAGCTTCCAAAATTTGAAGAAGATGCTTTTAGATTACCTAGTAAAGATTTCTTTTTAGTTCCTACAGCAGAAGTACCTGTAACTAATATACACAGAGATGAGATATTAAAAGAGGAAATGCTTCCAATATATTATGTTGCTTATACACCTTGTTTTAGACAGGAAGCAGGCTCAGCAGGAAGAGATACTAGAGGTCTTATTAGAAATCATCAATTTGATAAGGTTGAATTAGTTAAAATAGTTAAACCAGAGAATTCCTATAATGAATTAGAAACGTTAACTAATTGTGCTGAGAAAGTTTTACAGCTTCTGAAATTACCATATAGAGTAGTAGAATTATGTTCTGGAGATTTAGGATTTTCATCTGCAAAAACTTATGATATAGAAGTCTGGATGCCAAGCTATAATAGATATGTAGAAATATCATCTTGTAGTAATTTTGAAGATTACCAAGCAAGAAGATTAAACATGAGATATAGACCTAATGATAAAGGCAAAGCGACGTTTGTTCATACTTTAAATGGTTCTGGTTTAGCAGTAGGAAGAACATTTGCAGCAATACTTGAAAATTATCAACAAGAAGATGGAAGTGTAGTTATACCAGAGGTGTTGAGGCCATATATGGGTGGATTAGAAGTAATTAAGAAATAG
- a CDS encoding M1 family metallopeptidase, with protein sequence MLRSRKYIFIVIILILSIVFTSCTYKFNKTDKADISKSEYETLVIDDYNNIDIDNISQYQIDVVFNPEEKYYTAKQKVIYINNEDIALKEIYFHIYPNAFRKESTVPFLFDNFKRAYPNGFKPGYIDIQKVSVNNKELDFSIIGEDKTILKIPLSNEVLPKEKINIYMEYKVVIPPARDRFGYGENTFNLGNWYPILAVYDDEGWNLDPYYSIGDPFYSEVSNYQVTIKAPKDFVIAASGLKISEKVIDNMKIWKFKAELMRDFAWVASKDFIEDEIKVNDTIVKLYFLNDNIEIQSFVKNVVFDCINIFNEIFGKYPYKQYSVVATSFPSGMEYPGIVFIGEEYYSDEYREFLETVIVHETAHQWWYGIVGNDEVDEAWLDESITSYSEVIYISEKYGDEIGEIYYYENTSNYYMSRKSILKMQDEVIVKSLSKFKGWEDYGPLVYSKGAMFLNEIKEKYGKDVLYNVLNEFFNRYRFKIASTSDFINVCEDITGDDFTDLISYWLYGKNAS encoded by the coding sequence ATGTTAAGGAGCAGAAAATACATTTTTATAGTAATAATTTTAATACTCTCTATTGTATTTACTAGTTGTACATATAAATTCAATAAAACCGACAAAGCAGATATTAGTAAAAGTGAATATGAAACTTTAGTAATAGATGATTACAATAATATTGACATAGATAATATAAGCCAATATCAGATAGATGTAGTATTTAATCCAGAAGAAAAATATTATACAGCTAAACAAAAGGTTATATATATAAATAATGAGGATATTGCATTGAAGGAGATATATTTTCACATTTATCCTAATGCATTTAGAAAAGAGAGTACAGTTCCTTTTTTATTTGATAATTTTAAAAGAGCATATCCTAATGGATTTAAACCTGGGTATATAGATATACAAAAAGTTTCAGTAAATAATAAAGAGTTAGATTTTAGCATAATTGGTGAAGATAAAACTATACTTAAAATACCTTTAAGTAATGAAGTATTGCCTAAAGAAAAAATAAACATCTATATGGAATATAAGGTGGTTATACCTCCGGCTCGTGATAGATTTGGATATGGAGAAAATACATTTAATTTAGGAAATTGGTATCCTATACTAGCTGTTTATGATGATGAAGGATGGAATTTAGATCCATATTACAGTATTGGAGACCCTTTTTATAGTGAAGTAAGCAACTATCAAGTAACGATAAAAGCTCCAAAAGATTTTGTTATAGCTGCTTCTGGTTTGAAAATATCAGAAAAAGTGATAGATAATATGAAGATATGGAAGTTTAAAGCTGAGTTAATGCGAGATTTTGCTTGGGTAGCAAGTAAAGATTTTATTGAAGATGAAATAAAAGTAAATGATACTATAGTAAAACTTTATTTTTTGAATGATAATATTGAAATACAGAGCTTTGTAAAAAATGTAGTTTTTGATTGTATCAACATATTTAATGAAATATTTGGTAAATATCCATATAAGCAGTATTCAGTTGTTGCTACAAGTTTTCCAAGTGGGATGGAATATCCAGGAATAGTTTTTATAGGAGAAGAATATTATTCTGATGAATATAGAGAATTTTTAGAGACAGTAATAGTTCATGAAACAGCACATCAATGGTGGTATGGCATTGTTGGAAATGATGAAGTAGATGAAGCATGGTTAGATGAATCTATAACTTCTTATTCAGAGGTTATTTATATTAGTGAAAAATATGGTGATGAAATTGGAGAAATTTACTACTATGAAAATACATCAAATTACTATATGTCTAGAAAATCAATATTAAAGATGCAGGATGAAGTTATAGTAAAGTCTTTAAGTAAGTTTAAAGGATGGGAGGATTATGGACCATTAGTTTATTCTAAAGGAGCAATGTTTTTAAATGAAATAAAAGAAAAGTATGGTAAGGATGTGCTCTACAATGTACTAAATGAGTTTTTTAACAGGTATAGATTTAAAATTGCTTCTACTAGCGATTTTATCAATGTATGTGAAGATATTACTGGGGATGATTTTACTGATTTGATAAGTTATTGGCTCTATGGTAAAAATGCATCTTAA
- the tadA gene encoding tRNA adenosine(34) deaminase TadA gives MDEYFMRLALEEAYKAYKIDEVPVGAVIVKDGKIIGRGYNIKETVKDATCHAEIIAIKEASKTLGGWRLLGTTMYVTIEPCPMCAGAIVNSRIERLVIGAKDFKMGGCGSVINIVDNPKLNHRVEIVWGVLDKQCSNIMKEFFRKLRKK, from the coding sequence ATGGATGAATATTTCATGAGATTGGCTTTAGAAGAGGCATATAAAGCTTATAAAATTGATGAGGTTCCTGTAGGAGCTGTTATTGTAAAAGATGGAAAAATTATAGGAAGAGGATATAATATTAAGGAAACGGTAAAGGATGCTACTTGTCATGCAGAGATTATAGCTATTAAAGAGGCAAGTAAAACATTAGGTGGTTGGAGGCTTTTAGGAACTACTATGTATGTTACTATAGAGCCTTGTCCGATGTGTGCAGGAGCAATAGTAAACTCTAGGATAGAAAGACTTGTCATAGGGGCCAAAGATTTTAAAATGGGCGGCTGTGGTTCTGTAATAAATATAGTTGATAATCCTAAATTAAATCATAGAGTAGAAATTGTATGGGGTGTGCTGGATAAGCAATGTTCTAATATTATGAAGGAGTTTTTTAGAAAACTTAGAAAAAAATAA
- a CDS encoding calcium/sodium antiporter, whose amino-acid sequence MESLVSNIITDSSLPVLFMIIAITLYTLSKGADLLVDEAVALSEELGIPKMIIGATIVSLGTTLPEASVSVMASISGNSSLALGNAVGSVICDTGLILGIAALISPLKIKKDVVNRHGWIQFFAGLLLVLVSIPFTSLRYIFTNGGYISNLSGFLLILLLIVYIYTSVRWTKNNKDENAVTVEFSGEIENKFMILIKLVLGVVIIIISSKILIPTVQETAIRLSVPNSVIAATLVAFGTSLPELVTSVTASIKGHGELAIGNVIGADILNVLFVVGSAAAFSKEGIYVTPDFFKLYFPAMIFVLTIFRLGTIFSKDKLKRSFGLVLLLTYIVISMLSYL is encoded by the coding sequence ATGGAATCATTGGTATCAAATATTATTACTGATTCATCTTTACCTGTTCTTTTTATGATCATAGCAATAACTTTATATACACTAAGTAAAGGAGCAGATTTGCTAGTAGACGAGGCAGTAGCATTATCAGAGGAATTAGGAATACCTAAAATGATTATTGGTGCTACAATTGTAAGTTTAGGAACTACGCTTCCTGAAGCTTCAGTTTCAGTTATGGCATCAATTTCAGGTAATTCTAGTTTAGCTTTAGGTAATGCAGTTGGCTCTGTAATATGTGATACCGGACTCATATTAGGTATTGCAGCATTAATTTCTCCGCTTAAAATAAAGAAAGATGTTGTTAATAGACATGGTTGGATTCAATTTTTTGCTGGGTTATTGTTGGTATTAGTTTCTATACCATTTACTTCTTTAAGATATATATTTACTAATGGAGGATATATATCTAATTTATCTGGGTTTTTACTTATTCTTTTATTGATAGTATATATATATACTTCTGTAAGATGGACTAAAAATAACAAGGATGAAAATGCAGTTACAGTAGAATTCAGTGGGGAAATAGAAAATAAATTTATGATTTTAATAAAACTGGTTTTAGGTGTAGTTATTATTATTATTTCTTCAAAAATATTAATTCCAACAGTGCAAGAAACAGCTATAAGATTAAGTGTTCCAAATAGCGTAATAGCAGCTACTTTAGTTGCATTTGGCACATCACTTCCAGAACTTGTTACATCTGTTACAGCTTCTATAAAAGGTCATGGAGAATTAGCCATTGGTAATGTTATAGGTGCAGATATTTTAAATGTATTATTTGTGGTAGGGTCAGCTGCAGCATTTTCAAAAGAAGGTATATATGTTACTCCTGATTTCTTTAAACTATATTTTCCAGCAATGATATTTGTTTTAACCATATTTAGATTAGGTACTATATTTAGTAAAGATAAATTGAAAAGATCATTTGGGTTGGTTTTGTTGTTAACTTATATTGTAATAAGCATGCTAAGCTATTTATAG